A single region of the Mugil cephalus isolate CIBA_MC_2020 chromosome 4, CIBA_Mcephalus_1.1, whole genome shotgun sequence genome encodes:
- the LOC125006973 gene encoding CD276 antigen homolog isoform X2 — MFLLQRSWTEMELLPLVCFCLLTCSGTTFGDEVTKMILKENEDVILPCSLDSTNIKSETFDWKKDDQKEVFMYQNGKLYNNGLSGQDPQFKGRVFHFDDQLQSGNASIFINKTKVSDNGRYSCIFPHHQPRTRSIIELIVDCILKDRTKENKPGSCPEPSVTNLHETNDQALLECKLQGAFPKPKVQWLDSDNNTVPAEEPQVTESRGAYNIILNAIVKRSGDYYCVSTQEEICHQVDRRIQVILQEKTTADPVTQGSNTGWIIGVAVLIGLLLVAVGFACHFKRKSNIGTGSVV; from the exons ATGTTTCTCCTCCAGAGGAGTTGGACAGAGATGGAGCTTCTTCCTCtcgtgtgtttctgtctcctgaCCTGCTCTGGAACAACGTTTGGTGACGAAG tCACCAAGATGatactgaaagaaaatgaagacgtCATTTTACCCTGTTCCTTAGACTCTACCAACATTAAGTCTGAGACCTTTGACTGGAAGAAAGATGATCAGAAGGAGGTGTTCATGTATCAGAATGGCAAGCTTTACAATAACGGTCTTTCAGGTCAAGATCCACAGTTCAAAGGTCGAGTCTTTCATTTTGATGATCAGCTCCAGTCTGGTAATGCCTCCATATtcatcaacaaaacaaaggtgTCAGACAATGGAAGGTACAGCTGTATTTTTCCACATCATCAGCCAAGGACAAGATCCATCATTGAGCTCATTGTTG atTGTATC ttaaaagacAGAACGAAGGAAAATAAACCAG GTTCATGTCCAGAACCATCTGTCACAAATCTTCATGAAACAAATGACCAGGCTCTACTGGAGTGTAAACTTCAAGGAGCTTTTCCAAAACCTAAAGTCCAGTGGTTGGACAGTGACAACAACACAGTTCCTGCTGAAGAACCACAAGTCACAGAAAGTAGAGGTGCATACAACATCATCCTTAATGCCATTGTGAAAAGGTCTGGTGACTATTATTGTGTTTCCACACAAGAAGAAATCTGTCATCAGGTTGATAGAAGGATACAAGTAATTTTACAAG aaaaaacaacagcagatcCAGTTACCCAAG GATCAAACACTGGATGGATTATTGGTGTTGCAGTTCTCATTGGTCTTTTATTGGTTGCTGTTGGTTTTGCTTGTCACTtcaaaagaaaatctaatataG gCACAGGTAGTGTAGTTTAA
- the LOC125006973 gene encoding butyrophilin subfamily 3 member A2-like isoform X3, protein MFLLQRSWTEMELLPLVCFCLLTCSGTTFGDEVTKMILKENEDVILPCSLDSTNIKSETFDWKKDDQKEVFMYQNGKLYNNGLSGQDPQFKGRVFHFDDQLQSGNASIFINKTKVSDNGRYSCIFPHHQPRTRSIIELIVGSCPEPSVTNLHETNDQALLECKLQGAFPKPKVQWLDSDNNTVPAEEPQVTESRGAYNIILNAIVKRSGDYYCVSTQEEICHQVDRRIQVILQEKTTADPVTQGSNTGWIIGVAVLIGLLLVAVGFACHFKRKSNIGTGSVV, encoded by the exons ATGTTTCTCCTCCAGAGGAGTTGGACAGAGATGGAGCTTCTTCCTCtcgtgtgtttctgtctcctgaCCTGCTCTGGAACAACGTTTGGTGACGAAG tCACCAAGATGatactgaaagaaaatgaagacgtCATTTTACCCTGTTCCTTAGACTCTACCAACATTAAGTCTGAGACCTTTGACTGGAAGAAAGATGATCAGAAGGAGGTGTTCATGTATCAGAATGGCAAGCTTTACAATAACGGTCTTTCAGGTCAAGATCCACAGTTCAAAGGTCGAGTCTTTCATTTTGATGATCAGCTCCAGTCTGGTAATGCCTCCATATtcatcaacaaaacaaaggtgTCAGACAATGGAAGGTACAGCTGTATTTTTCCACATCATCAGCCAAGGACAAGATCCATCATTGAGCTCATTGTTG GTTCATGTCCAGAACCATCTGTCACAAATCTTCATGAAACAAATGACCAGGCTCTACTGGAGTGTAAACTTCAAGGAGCTTTTCCAAAACCTAAAGTCCAGTGGTTGGACAGTGACAACAACACAGTTCCTGCTGAAGAACCACAAGTCACAGAAAGTAGAGGTGCATACAACATCATCCTTAATGCCATTGTGAAAAGGTCTGGTGACTATTATTGTGTTTCCACACAAGAAGAAATCTGTCATCAGGTTGATAGAAGGATACAAGTAATTTTACAAG aaaaaacaacagcagatcCAGTTACCCAAG GATCAAACACTGGATGGATTATTGGTGTTGCAGTTCTCATTGGTCTTTTATTGGTTGCTGTTGGTTTTGCTTGTCACTtcaaaagaaaatctaatataG gCACAGGTAGTGTAGTTTAA